From Humisphaera borealis, the proteins below share one genomic window:
- a CDS encoding addiction module protein yields MPHSQLIDIAALTPVERMALADMLYDSAMQEIGKLPPEEMAEMDRRISRLVSGEDASYPWSDVHARHAGA; encoded by the coding sequence ATGCCACATTCACAGCTGATTGACATCGCAGCGCTCACGCCGGTCGAGCGTATGGCGCTGGCCGACATGCTTTATGACAGCGCGATGCAGGAGATTGGAAAGCTACCGCCGGAAGAGATGGCCGAGATGGACCGCCGCATCAGCCGGCTGGTAAGTGGAGAGGACGCGTCGTACCCGTGGAGTGATGTACACGCTCGGCACGCCGGGGCCTGA
- a CDS encoding AAA family ATPase yields the protein MIIVVANSKGGVGKTTIAVHLAAWLIEQGYRVTFCDCDAQESSSHWIREAVPAAKLVRLSTTNDILNELPQLDKETDFVIADGPGSDAERARALLLRGDLAIVPCKASILEVRALAAATEVLRQAQNIRGGIPKAVIVLSMIGKNFRLTKDMKDAAAVLNLPLANGAMILRQVYADAPGQAAVVWQLGSRAGDAAAEVENLFREILPEAARTRLVRTNKKR from the coding sequence ATGATTATCGTCGTTGCAAACAGCAAAGGTGGCGTGGGCAAGACCACGATCGCCGTTCACCTGGCCGCCTGGCTCATCGAGCAGGGCTACCGCGTGACGTTCTGTGACTGCGACGCCCAGGAGTCGAGTTCCCATTGGATTCGGGAAGCGGTGCCGGCGGCGAAGCTAGTCCGCCTCAGCACCACCAACGACATCCTCAATGAACTGCCGCAGTTGGACAAAGAGACCGACTTCGTCATCGCCGACGGCCCCGGCAGTGACGCCGAGCGGGCAAGGGCTCTGTTGCTTCGCGGCGACTTGGCGATTGTGCCCTGCAAGGCGAGCATCCTCGAAGTCCGGGCGCTCGCCGCCGCGACCGAAGTGCTGCGTCAGGCCCAGAACATCCGCGGCGGAATCCCAAAGGCGGTCATCGTGCTGAGCATGATCGGCAAGAACTTTCGCCTCACCAAAGACATGAAAGACGCGGCCGCGGTGTTGAACCTGCCGCTGGCCAATGGTGCTATGATCCTAAGGCAGGTCTATGCCGACGCTCCAGGACAAGCCGCAGTGGTATGGCAACTCGGAAGCAGGGCGGGGGACGCAGCGGCGGAGGTCGAGAACCTCTTCCGCGAGATCCTCCCGGAAGCAGCCAGAACGCGGCTCGTCCGCACCAACAAGAAGCGATAG
- a CDS encoding RHS repeat-associated core domain-containing protein, with the protein MSIQSISRAFRRGLRSKSDGNPRETVRRAVASAIEQLEGRVLFTTAPDGYTLWDTITVATPQGSSAPSPVESSVTLTNGENYKIRVSGTFTLSSGSSPPREADAEYGQPTGGSSSWNNTSGGGFDWGMKFGMVGGSLAKPTSWGEYSSAHEYTLNVTGSNAKMQFQYQDDVWTDNAGALTVEIFRPDYSSATYVPPIPAFSIPGCLPCEKWTLGGSAGPLCPQPSIATSAGGVRLGDGAYTHTSVDISSAGLGEAFGRVRTVSNAVGAGQSADGNGVSDAQQPTLRRNEAGDIAVVDAAGAARQFIRSGSTYSPRFFSQDKLVYDAGALKFLLTDSLGNITEFNDFSEGFGSRSGAVTHYTDAAGNITTFFPYVYTQIARSFETGGDEGTERLLYTYSGSHVESVTLSRSLNAGTEQTVGSVTYTYYGDTDALHGSNGDLKTAVIKDADGNTVETKYYRWWKSGENGAGHLKMAFEGQDFDRADAAISGGLLAASDIDAKLYASSYLEYDSSSRVTFQLIQGSGCSCAGSSGQGQFSYTYSADSGFSDAHNNWKRYTTVSMEDGTKQIAYTNAYGQTILDITEASDGTTRWATYYRYDSSGRLILKANPSAVALPTTLSSMHGYADLVNFSSSTYLQSSSGLIETWSYYGSETTGIDEDTDGGAVGYLNETHVQRGTSGTPVLQAKATYFKRATAGATTFPTASTAVYEETDGSGSRRTDYSYTFETGSTHIARMDVKRPEVTDLRNGPGSSIRDISTSVFDALGRTVWSKDARGAISYTEYDALTGAVVKSISDVDLSKTVDFDSTYLPGGWSTPSGGGLHLITTMEVDVYGDVTSVTDPRRNADISDGSKSYIVRLRDDKEVWSFPDWHAVGGGNYDTTGPVTVTRENWAAGYTETLSFDLAPVANAVPTGNYTITGADVLSLSRSNLSLSRQVLSTDIYFSMSGLTGYTDSQLRVANLGTEGVNFHRTQYDYNKRGTVQKTTSPTGTIYRTVFDALQRPVSSWIGLDDTPTTGTYWSLTNTGGTDLVQVSANEYDDGGIGDSNLTKVTQYPSGAGSPSDARVSQNYFDWRDRLVVSRTGVTSSALAEFISFNELNNLGEIEETLVYDGNEGGGVTITYTSGVPDEPADPNSGTSDHELLRSRSTQEYDQQGRVFRSKTYSVTASTGAISSAALTSNVWYDANGNVIASAQPGGLQSKSSFDFAGRTTLNSVTDGGGDSTYADASTRTGDKVLEQASYEYDANGNVVLTTAKQRFHDETGTGDLGTATTGNKARVSYVAGYFDTLDRQTDVVDVGTNGGVAYGNPLSGPAVGNANFETPNLGDYNFQYEPSSASWIFGPGAGVAGNYSGFTGANPVAPQGDQVGFLQTTGTMTQSTSWQAGTYVIQFKAAQRTSNSQNFEVRIDSNVVGTFTPTSSSYGHYATAQFDVTAGSHTIEFRGINTVGGDNTAFVDDIQVVPVIATRSDTRLVTSYTYDAAGRLQEVSDPKSIETRYAYDLAGRTVSVTENYVNGSPSDTDDRITRNTYDGNNNVLTMTADLSGTDQVTQYVYGITIAGGNIVNSNDVLKEVRYPDATTGAASTSASDKEQYTYNALGETKTLTDQNGNVHTYTRDVLGRLTSDEVTTLGTGVDGSVRRQEVRYNTQGLADQFTQRGITQSVSSLTRSGTTATATITAHGYAVGDTVVVAGANQSQYNGTFVILTVPTANTFTYTMASDPGASGTGTITARRLVNQVQREFNGLGQMKTEYQQTNGAVNTSSTPKVQYAYTEMASSANHSRLKSMTYPNGRIVRYEYTSGLDADISRVSFLADDSSGSVGTHVEEYSYLGLSTIVERNHPEPSLNLTYVAISGTGDAGDKYVGLDRFGRVADHRWVDQRVTPVTGTADSGTTTTLVDSPLSSSSDTYIGYTLTITGGTGAGQTATVTGYNGSTKTLSFSTLSTAPNSTSTYTLTYNRDVDRFRYAYDRDSNRTTREWDSYQMPSTVNFDEAYSYDDFNRLTKANRGNVVSGTISDANSNWSQRWDGSSVSPPSPPAVSGYDALGNWKGVYTDTDGSGGTAATVQTRTHNSQNQLTAVSGATTPTYDDAGSMTKDESGIQYTYDAWGRTIKVKTSGGTDKVIYTLDPLGRRVAQDVTASGVGGDTQYYYSSNWQVLEERESNGSGYVAKFQNVWGLAYIDQLAMRDTLDANTAGILDTTFSNDGKYTHSLPGTNDFVRFVTQSDGKIVAVGDSGNDLIVARFNDDGTLDNTFDGPSGSGNGIFTINVGTVDQAHGLAVQSDGKVVIVGYVDADILMMRLNADGTYDTTFDGPGGSGNGKFTINISGTDSARDVEIQSDGKIVIAGTSGGNFLVGRFNTTGTWDTGYDTDGRQTVDFGGTDRGFEMSLDHDGKAVVVGETTAGTGGDIAIIRMTTAGALDTSFDGDGKKTISLTAGQDSSRALAIDRQNRIVLAGSGGTDFDVFRLNPNGSADNSFDGDGQATIDISSTDVANDLVIDSYGRIVVAGSSGSGADFAVIRLKSSDGSLDATFDGDGRRAVDFGSGSENAQGLVIDPFGRIVLAGTSNQDVAVARLSGGGARHYIVQDANYNVTAVVEASATVADRYQYSPYGTYTALNADFSADSNNFGEIYQAFYFQGLRFDGNSGNLHARNRDYRASLGRWTQNDPAGYVNSFNTYELSKSSPVVLLDPFGLQTQGAPTGPNRAQAILNSLEPAPGGAAGGPLYPLVADRGTFTINYGRDDSETKSSMQIFFTPSKDVKDGCLCDEISFVQYLKESWNSFPGMFVQDTKTWTLDGADPYGVVGETSFPWIRDKPGSINAEMRDGPGLAFDFLWSTRSLKQTFRTSAICRKGKEAGKSYGTIMWSHDFTWGGDSGAKVVRKVWYEADGVAQPDTKSGKLNDSGVSFKAQNVRPVANITTNTDP; encoded by the coding sequence ATGTCCATTCAATCGATTTCTCGTGCTTTTCGTCGGGGATTACGTTCAAAGTCAGACGGCAATCCTCGCGAAACTGTCCGTCGCGCCGTCGCCTCGGCGATCGAACAGTTGGAGGGGCGTGTCCTTTTTACGACGGCGCCCGACGGCTACACCTTGTGGGATACAATCACCGTTGCGACGCCGCAGGGTTCTTCCGCACCGAGCCCTGTTGAATCGAGCGTCACCCTGACCAATGGCGAGAACTACAAGATCCGTGTGAGCGGCACCTTCACCTTGAGCAGCGGCTCAAGCCCGCCACGTGAAGCAGACGCAGAATATGGTCAACCCACCGGCGGCTCGTCGTCCTGGAATAACACAAGCGGCGGTGGTTTCGATTGGGGTATGAAGTTCGGCATGGTGGGCGGATCTCTGGCGAAGCCAACTTCATGGGGTGAATACAGCTCTGCTCACGAATACACGCTCAACGTCACCGGCAGCAATGCCAAAATGCAGTTTCAATACCAGGATGACGTCTGGACGGACAACGCGGGCGCTTTGACTGTCGAGATTTTCAGGCCGGACTATAGTTCCGCTACATATGTACCTCCCATCCCCGCCTTTTCCATTCCCGGATGCCTTCCTTGTGAGAAGTGGACTCTTGGCGGCTCAGCCGGTCCGCTTTGCCCTCAGCCATCTATTGCAACTTCCGCAGGGGGCGTCCGGCTCGGTGACGGAGCTTATACGCACACATCGGTAGACATCTCGTCAGCCGGACTCGGTGAGGCATTCGGACGCGTAAGGACGGTTTCCAATGCCGTGGGTGCTGGGCAATCGGCCGACGGCAATGGAGTTTCGGATGCTCAGCAGCCGACACTTCGCCGGAATGAGGCCGGCGACATCGCGGTTGTCGATGCGGCTGGGGCTGCTCGACAGTTCATCCGAAGTGGAAGCACCTACTCACCCCGGTTCTTCTCGCAGGACAAGCTCGTATATGACGCGGGTGCCCTGAAGTTTTTGTTGACCGATTCGCTGGGCAACATCACCGAGTTCAATGACTTCTCGGAAGGATTCGGAAGCCGCTCTGGCGCTGTCACTCACTACACTGACGCCGCCGGCAATATCACGACGTTCTTCCCATACGTATACACCCAGATTGCCCGCAGCTTTGAAACCGGCGGCGACGAGGGTACCGAGCGGTTGCTGTACACCTATTCCGGAAGCCATGTTGAGTCCGTAACGCTCTCGCGCAGCCTCAATGCTGGTACTGAGCAGACGGTAGGATCGGTAACCTACACTTATTACGGTGACACCGACGCACTCCATGGTTCGAACGGCGATCTCAAGACAGCCGTAATTAAAGATGCAGACGGCAACACCGTCGAAACCAAGTATTACCGCTGGTGGAAATCCGGTGAGAATGGTGCTGGTCATCTCAAGATGGCCTTCGAGGGGCAGGACTTTGACCGCGCCGATGCGGCGATCTCCGGGGGTCTCTTGGCCGCGAGCGATATTGACGCAAAGTTGTACGCTTCGAGTTATCTGGAATACGACAGCAGTAGTCGAGTGACCTTTCAGCTAATTCAAGGATCCGGCTGCTCGTGTGCGGGCTCAAGCGGGCAAGGCCAGTTTTCTTACACTTACTCGGCCGACAGCGGGTTCTCCGACGCTCATAACAACTGGAAGCGATATACGACTGTCTCGATGGAGGACGGCACCAAGCAGATTGCCTATACCAATGCTTACGGCCAGACTATCCTGGATATCACGGAAGCGTCCGACGGGACAACTCGATGGGCAACCTACTATCGTTATGACAGTTCGGGACGGTTGATTCTCAAGGCAAATCCCTCTGCGGTCGCGCTTCCGACAACGCTTTCCAGCATGCACGGGTACGCCGACCTGGTGAATTTCTCTTCCTCTACCTACCTGCAATCGAGTTCCGGGCTGATCGAAACCTGGAGCTACTATGGCAGTGAAACCACCGGCATTGATGAAGACACCGATGGCGGCGCGGTGGGTTACCTCAACGAAACCCACGTTCAGAGAGGCACCAGCGGCACGCCCGTTCTCCAAGCTAAGGCTACCTACTTCAAGCGAGCAACGGCCGGGGCCACTACATTTCCCACCGCTTCCACAGCAGTGTACGAGGAAACAGACGGTAGCGGCAGTCGCCGCACCGACTACAGCTATACCTTTGAAACCGGTTCCACGCACATCGCGAGGATGGACGTTAAGCGGCCCGAGGTGACGGACCTCCGTAACGGCCCGGGCAGCTCCATCCGCGACATCAGCACGAGCGTCTTCGATGCTCTCGGCCGCACAGTCTGGTCCAAGGATGCTCGGGGTGCGATTTCCTACACCGAATACGACGCACTCACGGGCGCGGTTGTCAAGTCCATTTCCGACGTCGACTTATCCAAAACCGTCGACTTCGACTCGACTTATCTGCCCGGCGGCTGGTCTACGCCCAGCGGCGGTGGCTTGCACCTGATCACCACCATGGAGGTCGATGTTTACGGCGATGTCACCTCGGTAACCGATCCCCGCCGCAACGCGGACATTAGCGACGGTAGCAAGTCGTACATCGTTCGACTCCGTGACGACAAAGAGGTTTGGTCATTCCCCGACTGGCACGCGGTCGGCGGGGGCAATTATGACACGACCGGGCCGGTCACAGTCACCCGGGAGAATTGGGCTGCGGGCTATACTGAAACTCTCAGTTTCGACCTTGCTCCCGTCGCCAACGCCGTACCGACCGGCAACTACACCATCACCGGCGCAGACGTTCTGTCGCTGTCACGCAGCAACCTCAGCCTTTCGCGTCAAGTGCTCAGTACGGATATCTATTTTTCGATGAGCGGGCTGACGGGCTACACCGACAGTCAGCTCCGCGTCGCCAATCTTGGGACCGAAGGCGTCAATTTCCACCGCACGCAATACGATTACAACAAGCGCGGAACGGTCCAGAAGACGACCTCGCCGACTGGCACTATCTACCGTACGGTGTTCGACGCCCTGCAGCGCCCCGTCAGCAGTTGGATCGGCCTTGACGACACGCCCACTACCGGAACCTACTGGTCGCTGACAAATACCGGTGGCACCGATCTGGTACAGGTCAGCGCAAATGAGTACGACGACGGCGGCATCGGCGACTCCAATCTTACGAAAGTGACACAGTACCCGAGCGGTGCGGGCAGTCCGTCCGACGCGCGTGTCAGCCAAAACTACTTTGATTGGCGCGACCGTCTGGTTGTTTCACGTACCGGCGTGACGAGTTCAGCCCTCGCGGAGTTCATCAGCTTTAATGAACTTAACAATCTGGGTGAAATCGAAGAGACACTTGTCTATGACGGCAATGAAGGGGGCGGCGTAACGATCACTTATACCAGCGGCGTGCCGGACGAGCCCGCAGACCCCAACAGCGGCACAAGCGATCACGAGCTTCTCAGATCCCGGTCGACACAGGAGTATGATCAGCAGGGTCGCGTCTTCCGTTCCAAGACCTACAGCGTGACTGCGTCAACAGGCGCCATATCTTCGGCCGCACTAACCAGTAACGTCTGGTACGACGCCAATGGAAACGTCATTGCGTCCGCCCAGCCTGGCGGACTTCAAAGCAAGTCGTCGTTCGATTTCGCTGGTCGCACGACGCTCAATTCCGTTACCGACGGCGGCGGCGATTCCACCTACGCCGACGCCAGCACGAGAACCGGCGACAAGGTGCTGGAGCAAGCATCGTACGAATACGACGCCAACGGCAACGTCGTCCTCACCACTGCCAAGCAGCGGTTCCACGACGAAACAGGCACAGGCGATCTGGGTACTGCTACCACCGGCAACAAGGCCCGCGTGAGCTACGTGGCAGGATACTTCGATACGCTCGATCGCCAGACCGATGTCGTCGACGTTGGCACGAACGGCGGCGTTGCCTACGGCAACCCGTTATCTGGGCCAGCGGTCGGGAATGCCAACTTCGAAACGCCCAATCTCGGCGACTACAATTTTCAGTATGAACCGTCGAGCGCTTCGTGGATATTTGGTCCCGGGGCCGGAGTCGCGGGCAACTACAGCGGCTTTACTGGTGCCAACCCCGTTGCCCCCCAAGGCGACCAGGTTGGCTTCCTCCAAACCACTGGGACGATGACTCAATCAACGTCCTGGCAGGCGGGAACCTACGTCATCCAGTTCAAGGCTGCCCAGCGAACCAGCAACTCGCAGAACTTCGAAGTACGGATCGATAGCAACGTCGTCGGCACGTTCACGCCGACCTCCTCTTCTTACGGGCACTACGCAACAGCCCAGTTCGACGTTACCGCCGGCTCTCATACAATCGAGTTCCGCGGCATCAACACCGTCGGCGGGGACAACACCGCCTTCGTGGACGATATTCAGGTTGTTCCCGTCATTGCCACTCGCTCGGATACCCGGCTAGTAACCAGTTACACTTACGATGCCGCCGGTCGGCTGCAGGAAGTTTCAGACCCGAAGAGCATCGAAACACGTTACGCGTACGACCTCGCGGGGCGGACGGTCAGCGTTACAGAAAACTATGTCAATGGGTCGCCAAGCGATACCGACGACCGCATTACCCGCAACACTTACGACGGCAACAATAATGTGCTGACCATGACGGCCGACCTGTCCGGTACCGATCAAGTCACGCAGTACGTTTATGGCATCACGATCGCTGGTGGCAACATCGTAAACTCTAACGATGTGTTGAAAGAGGTCCGCTATCCCGATGCGACAACCGGTGCCGCCAGCACCTCGGCGTCCGATAAGGAGCAGTACACCTACAACGCGCTAGGCGAAACCAAAACGTTAACCGACCAGAACGGCAATGTTCACACGTACACCCGTGATGTCTTGGGCCGACTTACCAGCGACGAAGTGACCACGCTTGGTACGGGTGTCGACGGCTCGGTTCGCCGGCAGGAAGTACGCTACAACACGCAGGGACTGGCCGATCAGTTTACGCAACGTGGCATCACACAATCCGTAAGCAGCCTGACGCGTAGCGGTACGACCGCAACCGCGACGATTACCGCGCACGGCTATGCTGTTGGAGATACGGTTGTAGTCGCCGGCGCCAATCAGTCCCAGTACAACGGCACGTTTGTCATTCTCACCGTTCCCACCGCCAATACCTTCACGTACACGATGGCCAGCGATCCCGGCGCATCCGGCACCGGCACCATCACCGCTCGCCGCCTCGTCAACCAGGTCCAGCGCGAGTTCAACGGCCTGGGCCAGATGAAGACCGAATACCAGCAGACGAACGGCGCGGTGAACACTAGCTCAACCCCGAAGGTACAATATGCGTACACGGAGATGGCCTCTTCGGCCAACCACAGCCGGCTTAAGTCGATGACGTACCCCAACGGCCGCATTGTCCGCTACGAGTACACGTCGGGGCTCGATGCCGACATCAGCCGCGTCAGCTTCCTCGCCGACGACAGTAGCGGCTCGGTGGGGACGCACGTCGAGGAATACAGCTACCTCGGTCTCTCAACGATCGTCGAACGCAATCACCCCGAACCCAGTCTCAACCTCACCTACGTCGCTATCAGCGGCACGGGAGACGCGGGCGACAAGTACGTCGGCCTTGATCGGTTCGGCCGTGTTGCTGACCACCGATGGGTGGATCAGCGGGTGACTCCAGTGACCGGCACTGCCGACAGCGGCACCACCACCACTTTGGTCGATTCGCCCCTCAGCAGCAGTAGCGACACCTACATCGGTTACACGCTGACGATCACCGGCGGCACGGGTGCCGGTCAAACCGCGACCGTGACCGGGTATAACGGCTCGACTAAGACGCTTTCGTTCTCGACGCTGTCCACGGCTCCCAACAGCACATCCACCTACACGCTGACTTATAATCGCGATGTCGACCGGTTCCGGTACGCCTACGACCGCGACTCCAACCGCACGACACGCGAGTGGGATAGCTATCAGATGCCGTCCACCGTCAACTTCGACGAGGCCTACTCCTACGACGACTTCAACCGCCTGACCAAGGCGAACCGGGGCAATGTCGTCAGCGGAACGATCTCGGATGCCAACTCGAACTGGAGTCAGAGGTGGGACGGCTCATCAGTCAGTCCGCCCAGCCCGCCCGCGGTGAGCGGATATGATGCACTGGGCAACTGGAAAGGGGTCTATACCGACACAGACGGAAGCGGCGGCACCGCGGCGACCGTGCAAACGCGGACACACAACAGCCAGAATCAGTTGACGGCGGTCTCCGGGGCCACGACACCGACGTATGACGACGCTGGCAGCATGACCAAGGACGAGTCTGGCATCCAGTACACTTACGACGCATGGGGCAGGACGATTAAGGTTAAGACTAGCGGCGGGACCGACAAGGTCATCTACACCCTTGACCCGTTGGGCCGGCGAGTGGCCCAGGACGTCACCGCGTCCGGCGTAGGCGGTGACACGCAGTATTACTACTCAAGCAACTGGCAGGTGCTCGAAGAACGTGAGTCCAATGGTTCAGGTTATGTCGCCAAGTTCCAGAACGTCTGGGGCCTAGCGTACATCGACCAACTGGCGATGCGCGACACACTCGACGCCAATACTGCTGGTATTCTGGACACCACCTTCAGCAATGATGGCAAATACACCCACTCGCTGCCCGGTACGAACGACTTCGTCCGATTCGTCACCCAATCGGACGGAAAGATCGTCGCCGTCGGCGATTCCGGAAATGATCTCATCGTCGCCCGCTTCAACGACGACGGCACCCTGGACAACACCTTCGACGGCCCTAGCGGCAGCGGCAACGGGATCTTCACCATCAATGTCGGCACCGTCGACCAGGCGCATGGCCTAGCCGTGCAGTCCGACGGCAAGGTCGTCATCGTCGGCTACGTCGACGCCGACATCCTCATGATGCGCCTCAATGCCGATGGCACCTACGACACCACGTTCGACGGCCCGGGTGGGTCCGGCAACGGCAAGTTCACCATTAATATCAGCGGCACAGACAGCGCGCGGGACGTGGAGATCCAGTCGGATGGCAAGATTGTTATCGCCGGCACAAGCGGAGGCAACTTTCTGGTCGGACGGTTCAATACCACCGGAACGTGGGACACCGGTTATGACACCGACGGCCGCCAGACGGTGGACTTCGGGGGAACGGATCGTGGGTTCGAAATGTCACTCGACCACGACGGCAAGGCGGTGGTGGTCGGCGAGACGACGGCCGGCACCGGCGGCGACATCGCGATCATCCGCATGACGACGGCCGGAGCGTTAGATACGAGCTTCGACGGCGACGGCAAGAAAACCATCAGCCTGACCGCGGGTCAGGACAGCAGCCGGGCCTTGGCGATCGACCGACAGAACCGGATCGTGCTCGCCGGATCGGGCGGGACGGACTTCGACGTGTTCCGGTTGAACCCCAACGGCAGCGCCGACAACAGCTTTGACGGAGACGGCCAGGCGACGATCGACATCAGCTCGACGGATGTCGCCAATGACCTGGTGATCGACAGCTACGGCCGGATTGTGGTCGCCGGGTCCTCGGGAAGCGGCGCGGACTTCGCGGTCATTCGGCTTAAATCTTCCGACGGCTCGTTGGACGCCACCTTCGACGGCGACGGGAGGCGAGCGGTGGATTTCGGCAGCGGCAGTGAGAACGCCCAGGGATTGGTCATCGATCCCTTCGGCCGGATCGTACTGGCCGGGACGAGCAACCAGGACGTGGCGGTGGCGCGACTCAGCGGCGGCGGAGCGCGGCACTACATCGTCCAGGACGCCAACTACAACGTGACGGCAGTGGTGGAAGCCAGCGCGACGGTCGCCGACCGGTATCAGTACAGTCCTTATGGAACCTACACGGCTTTGAATGCGGATTTCAGCGCTGACTCGAATAATTTCGGGGAGATTTACCAGGCGTTCTACTTCCAAGGCCTGCGGTTCGATGGAAACAGCGGAAACCTCCATGCCCGTAACCGCGATTACCGGGCGAGCTTGGGGCGGTGGACGCAGAATGACCCGGCGGGATATGTGAACTCATTCAACACCTATGAGCTAAGTAAATCGTCGCCGGTAGTGCTATTGGATCCGTTCGGCCTCCAGACGCAAGGAGCTCCCACGGGACCCAATCGCGCGCAGGCTATACTTAATTCTCTAGAGCCCGCGCCAGGAGGCGCCGCAGGCGGCCCGCTGTATCCGCTTGTCGCGGACCGTGGAACATTTACGATTAACTACGGAAGAGATGATTCCGAGACAAAGTCATCCATGCAAATCTTCTTTACGCCCTCGAAAGACGTCAAAGACGGATGCCTTTGCGATGAGATTAGCTTCGTGCAATACCTTAAAGAGTCGTGGAACTCATTTCCAGGAATGTTCGTTCAAGATACCAAAACTTGGACCTTAGATGGTGCCGACCCCTACGGCGTTGTTGGCGAGACGAGCTTTCCTTGGATTCGCGACAAGCCCGGATCGATTAATGCGGAAATGCGAGATGGCCCGGGGCTCGCGTTCGATTTTCTCTGGTCTACGCGGTCCCTGAAGCAAACTTTTAGGACTTCTGCGATCTGCCGTAAGGGAAAGGAAGCGGGAAAATCTTACGGAACAATTATGTGGTCACATGACTTTACTTGGGGAGGTGACTCCGGAGCCAAAGTCGTGCGGAAAGTGTGGTATGAAGCGGATGGAGTGGCACAGCCAGACACTAAGTCTGGTAAATTGAACGATTCTGGTGTTTCTTTCAAGGCTCAGAACGTTCGACCAGTAGCAAATATCACTACTAATACAGACCCGTAA
- a CDS encoding integrase core domain-containing protein — MAFSLPRLLRVLCCGPDSDLVRRLEFVVYQNQLYRDHHGPLRLTGEEKRKLVDLGTAIGAGVALLLSIVGYSTFRRWVRAFANLAAVVKSIRRSVGRPKTANELRELGLRLARENAWGYTRILGELAKFGVTTSRSNIVNILRDAGVNPQPRRGVQSWSELITAQAETLWQCDFFSRHIVTLTGIRQCFVLVFLHVASRRVYLSPCAFNPTAEWMKAQAEAFIAHAKSVNLPASHLIRDNDGIFTKPFDETLTAAGCEVKRTAVRAPNMNAFVERFHRSIQEECLDRFLIFGQEHFDLLVREYVEHYHEERPHQGKENQLLITPSDLPPTSGKIHCRRRLGGVLKHYNRAAA, encoded by the coding sequence ATGGCGTTCTCGCTCCCAAGGCTTCTCCGTGTGCTCTGTTGCGGCCCCGATTCCGACCTGGTACGGCGACTGGAGTTCGTAGTCTACCAGAACCAACTCTACCGCGATCACCATGGCCCGCTCAGACTGACCGGCGAAGAAAAACGCAAGCTCGTCGACCTCGGAACGGCGATCGGAGCCGGCGTCGCCTTGCTGCTCTCGATCGTCGGCTACTCCACCTTTCGGCGGTGGGTTCGGGCGTTCGCCAACCTTGCCGCCGTCGTGAAGTCGATTCGCCGATCCGTCGGCCGGCCGAAGACGGCTAACGAACTTCGCGAACTGGGCCTCAGACTCGCCCGTGAAAACGCCTGGGGCTACACCCGCATCCTCGGCGAACTCGCCAAGTTCGGCGTGACCACGTCGAGGTCGAACATCGTCAACATCCTGCGCGATGCCGGCGTCAACCCGCAGCCTCGTCGTGGCGTTCAGTCGTGGAGCGAGCTTATCACGGCACAGGCTGAGACGCTCTGGCAATGCGACTTCTTCTCGAGGCACATCGTCACGCTCACGGGCATCCGCCAGTGCTTTGTGCTTGTGTTCTTGCACGTCGCATCGCGGCGCGTGTATCTGTCACCGTGCGCCTTCAACCCGACCGCCGAGTGGATGAAGGCTCAAGCTGAGGCATTCATCGCTCACGCTAAGTCGGTGAACCTGCCCGCATCCCACCTGATCCGCGACAACGACGGTATCTTCACGAAGCCGTTCGACGAGACGCTGACGGCCGCAGGCTGCGAGGTCAAGCGAACCGCCGTGCGAGCGCCGAACATGAACGCGTTCGTCGAGCGATTCCATCGGTCCATTCAGGAGGAATGCCTCGACCGGTTCCTCATTTTCGGGCAGGAGCATTTCGATCTGCTCGTTCGCGAGTACGTCGAACACTACCACGAGGAACGTCCTCACCAAGGCAAAGAGAACCAACTGTTGATCACGCCGTCGGACTTACCGCCGACCTCCGGCAAGATTCACTGTCGCCGACGATTGGGCGGCGTCCTGAAGCACTATAATCGCGCCGCGGCGTGA